Proteins from a genomic interval of Lysobacter stagni:
- a CDS encoding protein-L-isoaspartate(D-aspartate) O-methyltransferase: MPGEAASARVPCRRVLLAVLLACTSSTATAQNADPYAAARRALIAELNDEARADAGTAARIDRSAIALLARVPRHEYVPASERRNAYENRPLGIGYGQTISQPYIVALMTSLVEPRAGQTLLEIGTGSGYQAAVLAESGAKVHSIEIVAPLAVQAAQRLRRYPNVATRHGDGYYGWKEHAPFDAIVVTAAASSVPPPLLEQLKPGGRMVIPVGSSFFTQTLLLVQKDARGRARTRQILPVRFVPLTGAGESALRER, translated from the coding sequence ATGCCCGGCGAAGCCGCCAGCGCCCGCGTGCCGTGCCGCCGCGTTCTGCTCGCGGTGCTGCTGGCCTGCACGTCGTCCACCGCGACGGCGCAGAACGCGGATCCGTACGCGGCCGCAAGGCGAGCCCTGATCGCCGAACTCAACGACGAAGCCCGTGCCGATGCCGGCACCGCGGCCCGCATCGACCGCAGCGCCATCGCGCTGCTCGCGCGGGTACCTCGCCACGAATACGTGCCAGCGTCCGAACGCCGCAACGCCTACGAGAACCGGCCGCTCGGCATCGGCTACGGCCAGACCATCTCGCAGCCGTACATCGTCGCGCTGATGACCTCGCTGGTGGAACCGCGCGCGGGGCAGACGCTGCTGGAGATCGGCACCGGATCCGGGTATCAGGCCGCGGTGCTCGCCGAGTCGGGCGCGAAGGTCCATTCGATCGAGATCGTCGCGCCGCTGGCGGTGCAGGCGGCGCAGCGCTTGCGGCGTTACCCCAACGTCGCCACGCGCCACGGTGACGGCTACTACGGCTGGAAGGAGCACGCGCCGTTCGACGCGATCGTGGTGACGGCCGCGGCATCGTCGGTACCACCGCCGTTGCTCGAACAACTCAAGCCCGGCGGACGCATGGTGATTCCCGTCGGCAGCAGCTTCTTCACCCAGACGCTGCTGCTGGTGCAGAAGGACGCGCGCGGTCGCGCACGCACCCGCCAGATCCTGCCGGTGCGTTTCGTGCCGTTGACCGGCGCCGGCGAAAGCGCACTGCGGGAGCGCTGA
- the tal gene encoding transaldolase, with protein sequence MTQLEQLRTLSAVVADTGDIDAIARFHPLDATTNPSLLLKAASLPAYAPLIDSAISQARGTDLAARVADAADLLAVTVGVEILKLIPGRVSTEVDARHSFDTQATLAQARKLVALYEQVGISRERLLIKIASTWEGIRAAEQLEREGIQCNLTLLFSFAQAVACAEAGVFLISPFVGRILDWHLANGAPKPATPQDDPGVQSVTRIWHHYKRHGFNTVVMGASFRNTGQVLALAGCDRLTISPDLLSELAAAEGGVPRALVDNGERAPAPARLDEIGFRWDHNEDAMATDKLGDGIRKFAADQRKLEAMLAARLG encoded by the coding sequence ATGACCCAGCTCGAACAGCTCCGCACCCTCTCGGCGGTCGTCGCCGACACCGGCGACATCGACGCCATCGCCCGCTTCCACCCGCTGGACGCCACCACCAATCCCTCGCTGCTGCTCAAGGCGGCCTCGCTGCCGGCCTACGCGCCGCTGATCGACTCCGCGATCTCGCAGGCCCGTGGCACCGACCTGGCCGCGCGCGTGGCCGACGCCGCCGACCTGCTGGCGGTGACGGTGGGCGTGGAGATCCTCAAGCTCATTCCGGGCCGCGTTTCGACCGAAGTCGATGCGCGTCACAGCTTCGACACCCAGGCCACGCTGGCACAGGCGCGCAAGCTGGTCGCACTGTACGAGCAGGTCGGCATCAGCCGCGAACGCCTGCTGATCAAGATCGCCTCCACGTGGGAAGGCATCCGCGCCGCCGAGCAGCTGGAGCGCGAAGGCATCCAGTGCAACCTGACGCTGCTGTTCTCGTTCGCACAGGCCGTGGCCTGCGCCGAGGCCGGCGTGTTCCTGATCTCGCCGTTCGTGGGCCGCATCCTCGACTGGCACCTGGCCAACGGTGCGCCGAAGCCGGCCACGCCGCAGGACGATCCGGGCGTGCAGTCGGTCACCCGCATCTGGCACCACTACAAGCGCCACGGCTTCAACACGGTCGTGATGGGCGCGAGCTTCCGCAACACCGGACAGGTACTGGCGCTGGCCGGTTGCGATCGCCTCACGATCTCGCCGGACCTGCTGTCGGAGCTCGCCGCGGCCGAAGGCGGCGTGCCGCGTGCGCTGGTCGACAACGGCGAGCGCGCACCGGCACCGGCGCGCCTGGATGAGATCGGGTTCCGCTGGGACCACAACGAGGACGCGATGGCCACCGACAAGCTCGGCGATGGCATCCGCAAGTTCGCCGCGGACCAGCGCAAGCTGGAAGCGATGCTGGCCGCCCGGCTGGGGTAA
- a CDS encoding NAD(P)/FAD-dependent oxidoreductase: protein MTSDPRPHVVIVGGGFGGLWATRALAGRDVRITLIDRRNHHLFQPLLYQVATAGLSAPDIAAPLRHILRAQRNVEVRLGEVVGLDAQARTVSLGDGDSLTYDYLLLASGAMHAYFGHDEWSADAPGLKTLDDALAIRRRLLLAFERAEACDDPAERESWLSFAVVGGGPTGVELAGTLAEIARHTLKREFRNIDPSHAKVRLIEAGPRVLASFPESLSEKARRQLHKLGVEVVTGTPVGSIDDRGYTLGDTFVPARTVLWAAGVAASPLGALLGVERDRAGRVPVSSDLSVPGHPEIFVAGDLASVQQDGKPVPGVAPAAKQMGAHVAKVIGARLDGKPAPAFRYRDFGNLATIGRMAAVVDVHGVKLSGLLAWWFWLLIHVMFLIGFRNRIIVLINWAWAYWSYQRHARIIFGPLDQRDDDGSRA from the coding sequence ATGACCTCCGATCCGCGCCCGCATGTGGTCATCGTCGGTGGCGGATTCGGTGGCTTGTGGGCCACGCGCGCGCTCGCCGGCCGCGACGTGCGCATCACGCTGATCGATCGCCGCAATCACCATCTGTTCCAGCCTCTGTTGTACCAGGTGGCCACTGCAGGGCTGTCCGCTCCCGACATCGCCGCGCCGCTGCGCCACATCCTGCGCGCGCAACGCAACGTCGAAGTGCGCCTGGGTGAGGTGGTCGGGCTGGATGCGCAGGCGCGCACGGTCTCGCTGGGCGATGGCGACTCGTTGACGTACGACTACCTGCTGCTCGCCAGCGGCGCGATGCATGCGTACTTCGGCCACGACGAATGGAGCGCCGACGCGCCCGGCCTGAAAACGCTGGACGATGCACTGGCGATCCGCCGCCGCTTGCTTCTCGCGTTCGAACGCGCCGAAGCCTGCGACGACCCGGCGGAACGCGAGTCGTGGTTGAGCTTCGCGGTGGTCGGCGGCGGCCCCACCGGCGTCGAACTCGCCGGCACGCTGGCCGAGATCGCACGGCACACGCTGAAGCGCGAGTTTCGCAACATCGATCCCTCGCACGCGAAGGTGCGCCTGATTGAAGCGGGGCCGCGCGTGCTCGCCTCTTTCCCGGAGTCGCTGTCGGAGAAGGCGCGCCGGCAACTGCACAAGCTCGGCGTGGAAGTCGTCACGGGAACGCCGGTGGGTTCCATCGACGACAGGGGTTACACGCTGGGCGACACGTTCGTGCCTGCACGTACCGTGCTGTGGGCGGCCGGCGTGGCGGCCTCACCGCTGGGCGCGCTGCTCGGTGTGGAGCGCGATCGCGCCGGACGCGTGCCGGTGTCGTCCGACCTGAGCGTGCCGGGCCATCCGGAGATTTTCGTCGCGGGCGACCTGGCCAGCGTGCAGCAGGATGGCAAGCCCGTGCCGGGCGTCGCGCCCGCGGCCAAGCAGATGGGCGCGCATGTGGCGAAGGTCATCGGCGCAAGACTCGACGGAAAGCCCGCTCCTGCTTTCCGCTATCGCGACTTCGGCAACCTCGCCACCATCGGTCGCATGGCCGCCGTGGTGGACGTGCACGGCGTCAAGCTGTCGGGACTGCTCGCGTGGTGGTTCTGGCTGCTGATCCACGTGATGTTCCTGATCGGCTTCCGCAACCGCATCATCGTGCTGATCAACTGGGCCTGGGCGTACTGGAGCTACCAGCGGCACGCGCGGATCATCTTCGGGCCTCTCGACCAGCGCGACGACGACGGCAGCCGCGCGTAG
- the rpoH gene encoding RNA polymerase sigma factor RpoH, translating to MTQNSLALPLVSNNLPVPSALGSLDAYVNAVHRIPVLSAEDEQALARRYRDDEDLDAARELVHSHLRFVVHVARGYNGYGLQIGDLIQEGNIGLMKAVKRFDPEQGVRLVSFAVHWIRAEMHEFILKNWRIVKVATTKAQRKLFFNLRKSKTRLGWMNAEEVRAVAQDLNVSEREVLEMESRLSGRDIGFDAPDEDDDNAPPSPVAYLRADGEDPSQAYERKDEEDSHLALLREGLSGLDQRSRDIVKRRWLDADSKITLQELADEYGVSAERIRQIEANALKKMRALFAA from the coding sequence ATGACCCAGAACAGCCTCGCTCTTCCCCTGGTTTCCAACAACCTGCCGGTGCCGAGTGCGCTCGGTTCGCTGGACGCCTACGTCAATGCCGTGCATCGCATCCCGGTGCTGAGCGCTGAAGACGAACAGGCCCTGGCGCGTCGCTATCGCGACGACGAAGACCTCGACGCCGCCCGTGAGCTGGTCCATTCCCACCTGCGCTTCGTGGTCCACGTGGCCCGCGGCTACAACGGCTATGGCCTGCAGATCGGCGACCTCATCCAGGAAGGCAACATCGGCCTGATGAAGGCGGTCAAGCGCTTCGATCCCGAACAGGGCGTGCGCCTGGTTTCCTTCGCGGTGCACTGGATCCGCGCCGAGATGCACGAGTTCATCCTGAAGAACTGGCGCATCGTGAAGGTCGCCACGACCAAGGCGCAGCGCAAGCTGTTCTTCAACCTGCGCAAGTCGAAGACGCGCCTGGGCTGGATGAACGCCGAGGAAGTGCGTGCCGTCGCCCAGGACCTCAACGTCTCCGAGCGCGAAGTGCTCGAGATGGAATCGCGCCTTTCGGGCCGCGACATTGGTTTCGACGCACCGGACGAGGACGACGACAACGCGCCGCCGTCGCCGGTCGCGTACCTGCGCGCCGATGGCGAGGACCCCTCGCAGGCGTACGAGCGCAAGGACGAGGAAGACAGCCACCTGGCGCTGCTGCGCGAGGGCCTTTCCGGCCTGGACCAGCGTTCGCGCGACATCGTCAAACGCCGCTGGCTGGATGCGGACAGCAAGATCACGCTGCAGGAACTGGCCGACGAATACGGCGTCAGTGCCGAGCGCATCCGCCAGATCGAAGCCAATGCCCTGAAGAAGATGCGCGCGCTGTTCGCGGCGTAA
- a CDS encoding MFS transporter — protein MDATVPMTPTQRLRSIFSGSVGNLVEWYDWYAYSAFAIYFAPHFFPKGDTTAQLMDTAAVFAVGFLMRPVGGWLMGLYADRHGRKAALMLSVLLMCAGSLLIAVAPGYDRIGLAAPALLVFARLLQGLSVGGEYGTSATYLSEMAHSRHRGFWSSFQYVTLVMGQLIALALLVLLQRALLTEDQLHDWGWRIPFVVGALCAVTALYLRRGMQETESFATARNTRDRQQRGSLRVLMQHPREVLTVIGLTMGGTLSFYTFTTYPQKFLVNTGGFSKADATLISAASLFVFMLLQPVVGALSDRTGRRPILIAFGVLGTLFTYTILSGIATASTVLNAFAWVMSGLLIVSGYTSINAVVKAELFPAHIRALGVGLPYALTVSLFGGTAEYLALWFKQIGHESYFYVYVTACVAVSLLVYVSMRDTKHHSRIDRDHESRDTVDANAPLRERTPA, from the coding sequence ATGGATGCCACCGTGCCGATGACACCCACCCAGCGCCTGCGCAGCATCTTCAGCGGTTCGGTCGGCAATCTGGTGGAGTGGTACGACTGGTACGCGTACTCCGCCTTCGCGATCTACTTCGCGCCGCATTTCTTCCCCAAGGGCGACACCACCGCGCAATTGATGGACACCGCGGCGGTCTTCGCGGTGGGCTTCCTGATGCGGCCGGTCGGCGGCTGGCTGATGGGCCTGTATGCCGACCGCCACGGCCGCAAGGCGGCGCTGATGCTGTCGGTGCTGCTTATGTGCGCAGGCTCGTTGCTCATCGCCGTGGCGCCGGGCTACGACCGCATCGGACTGGCCGCGCCCGCGCTGCTGGTGTTCGCGCGCCTGCTGCAGGGGCTCAGCGTCGGTGGCGAGTACGGCACTTCGGCCACGTACCTCAGCGAGATGGCGCACTCGCGGCACCGCGGTTTCTGGTCGAGCTTCCAGTACGTGACGCTGGTGATGGGCCAGCTGATCGCGCTGGCGCTGCTGGTACTGCTGCAGCGCGCGCTGCTGACCGAAGACCAGCTGCACGACTGGGGCTGGCGCATTCCCTTCGTCGTGGGCGCGCTGTGCGCGGTGACCGCGCTGTACCTGCGCCGCGGCATGCAGGAAACCGAATCCTTCGCCACCGCGCGGAACACGCGCGATCGCCAGCAGCGCGGCAGCCTGCGCGTGCTGATGCAGCACCCGCGCGAGGTGCTCACGGTCATCGGCCTGACGATGGGCGGCACGCTGTCGTTCTATACCTTCACGACGTACCCGCAGAAGTTCCTGGTCAACACCGGTGGCTTCAGCAAGGCGGACGCGACGCTCATCTCCGCCGCGTCGCTGTTCGTGTTCATGCTGTTGCAGCCGGTGGTGGGCGCATTGTCGGACCGCACCGGGCGCCGCCCGATCCTGATCGCCTTCGGCGTGCTGGGAACGCTGTTCACCTACACCATCCTCAGTGGCATCGCCACAGCGTCCACCGTGCTCAATGCGTTCGCGTGGGTGATGTCGGGCCTGCTGATCGTCAGCGGGTACACCTCGATCAACGCCGTGGTGAAGGCCGAACTGTTCCCCGCGCACATCCGCGCGCTGGGCGTGGGCCTGCCCTACGCGCTGACCGTGTCGCTGTTCGGCGGCACCGCCGAATACCTCGCGCTGTGGTTCAAGCAGATCGGGCACGAGTCGTATTTCTACGTCTACGTCACCGCTTGCGTGGCGGTCTCGCTGCTGGTGTACGTGTCCATGCGCGATACGAAGCACCACTCGCGCATCGACCGTGACCACGAATCGCGCGACACCGTCGACGCCAACGCCCCACTTCGGGAAAGGACACCCGCATGA